The Zeugodacus cucurbitae isolate PBARC_wt_2022May chromosome 4, idZeuCucr1.2, whole genome shotgun sequence genome includes the window ATCGACAGCCTTTCCAACCGCCACCAACAAGTATGTTAGGGATAGTACAATTTGATAATTAGACTGACCGACAGGATCTGCTTCCATTTTGGTAGgcagtttaatataaaaaataagtatttaacttAAGATGTTTCACTCTATGTTATCTTCTTATTAAGAAACTAAGATATTCGAATTGAGAATTGAGTGCTAAAGTTTTGATATGCCCCTTACCTGCTTGATTTCTAATGTGATCCGATAAATCTAAGCATTCACCCCGACACAGAAATGCCTCACATTTTTTCTGTTCACCAAAGTCGCTGAGAAATGAActgttttcatttttgaaattatcCGGTGATGGCAAGTGTGAAAAAATATGACGTAGAATTATACCCGTCACCTGTGCGTTACGCATTAGGAGCACCttaattgtagaaaataaaaatattttaaatgttaaatttaaaaaaaaaggttaGGTGAAAAAGTTTTGTCGTACCTTTCCATCGACTATTCTCATAATACAGTATCGATCTATATAAACATACTTTACCTTTAATAAGTATGCCCAATCTGCTTCGGGAAACGCTAAAAGCACTTTCAATTCCAACGATATGGCGATTCTAGCGCTGAGATCACCGAATTCAGTTACCCACTGAAAAGTTTTATCAGTTGAAAAAAGACGTGGTGATGCAAATAAGATCCAAGCGCAGGGTAATCCTTGTCTGGATGAAAACATTTCCATATTTTCGATATTCTTACGACAAagctgaaattataaaaaaatagtttatacctAAATAAAaggatatttttgtattaaaattacaGGTTTTTCTTTTGCCGTTTCTGTAAAAAATACacatatcatttattttaaatgtactcAAAGGCAAGGCAGATGGTATCTGGTTCCTTGACCAGTAGATAGAATACTAAGAAATACTTAGTAAAAAAATCCTGTGTCCCATTGGTCTATATGCTaccacatgtgtacatatgtatgtaaatatgaaccAACCTTTGACAGCACTCCTAACGGTGCACCACGTAACAAAAGGCAGTAAAACAACTCTCGACACTTAGCGTGTACATCGCGGATTATAGCATTTTGAGTAGGAAGCTGAAGACCTGTTTAAGAGATCCATAAAATATGTACGTATTATACATATCTGTATAGAAATGTTTGATAGTGAAATTTACATTTCCATTTCCTACGTTCACTCACCTATACAGGCTTCACCACTCTCACAGATGAAAGGCAGCAATTCTGCTACACAAAACAACATATTAGAGATATCGGCCAAATGTAACGGAGCTCTTTCGACACTGGTTAAAATTGACGAATATCGCGCTGTAAGCACACTCAGAGTTTCGTTTAAAATACCCGCAAAAATACGTTGGGCCATCTTTGGCGGCACTGAATTCCACAGATCGTCCTTAATGCCCTGGATATAGTGCCACCACATTTGTATAGTGTAGGAACCACGTTCTGATTCGAAAAACGGTTGACTGTTTTCCCAATTCAGACAATCCGCATCTTGTACgatatacaacaacagcagtctgCAATGTAGATCCAATAATCTTTCCGCTAGAGCTTCGGCCATTTGGAAATATTGCTTATAGGATAATCTTAATGCGCCACCCTTTTCATTGCCCTTCGGACGGAAGATTTTCACATTAGCTgcttgcatataaatatttagacaATTCTTTATGAGCGCCGCTGCACCAATGGTTGCCGTCAGCACCGAGAGATCGGCATGATCTAATGACTCCTGCGAAAGTATGTGTAGATGCTCCAGCAGCATATCAGCCGACCGCGTTACAAGATTCACGAATTTTTCAGGATCTGAGGTCTTCACAATAACAGCTGTCTACAAAGGTTTTACGTTTTAGATAGATACATCTTAAATGTAACTGTTCGTGTATTTACCGGGTCATGTGACAACAGTTCCCATTCTGCATGCAATAGTCCAGAATGCTTTTGATAAGAAGCATAATATTCATCTTCCCACCTTTGTAGCAAgaaatgttattttaaactttcttaaaattaaaataaattcgacGAATTTAGGTTGCCAAAATATTACtcaccataaaacaattttaattgcgGCAAACGATGCATAACGTGGGAAATCCAGCTTACCTCCCACCACACCTAGGCAAATGCGCTCCTGCAGGACTCTTTGATGTGTCTTCTCATCACAAATGTGTACGATAGTTAGTAGACTCGATTATGCAATATGCATTTACAAAAACATCAAAGATGGAGAAATTCTTACCTGATAAAACTGTAGATCTCTTTGCAACAATACTGGGACTCTGTCCATTAAATTTCCTTCTTCCATAACCTCCATGTTTGAGTGTGTTTGCAATtgttattttatgtaatttaattaattaaatttaatcagAAATCCAACTGAATAACGACTAATAAAGAGGACgtattatttattgattaatttGGCTGAGTGTCCATGGAgaccaaattattaaaaaaaaaaaaaatttaatttacaggaATGATGGAATAACATTACCCTTTTTCAAACTACTTCAATTAGTTTTTGGTTCTTGATCATATTTCAAGGcacaacttttttgaaaaactctTCAGGAGTGAAAAAGCATGAAAGGTATTTTGAAACCATTATTGGGTCAGAGGATTTCGTCTGTGTTCCCTTTTCTTtcgatgaaatgaaaatatgtggCTACCAAACATAGAAAATCACACATGTTTatggtataaatataaaaaagttttttattttttcataattttttattccacATTGAAAACCACACCTTGTGCACATGCTAATTTTCCAGAATGATTTAGTGTTATGGTCGAACGTTTGCAGTATTGTTTCCATGCATCGGAACCTGATTCTCTACCACCGCCGGTGTGTTTTTCACCACCGAAAGCACCGCCTATTTCCGCACCATTTGttgtagtatttatatttactataccaCAATCAGAGCCTTGTGGACCGATCCATTTAAAGGCATTCGATATATTCTCCGTAAATATCGCTGACGACAGACCTTGATCCACTTCGTTATTCCAGGCGATAGCCTCTTCAATAGATTTCGCTTTAAGGATGTAAACAACGGGAGCAAACGTTTCACGATGCACCACTGGTGAGTCATGTggcaaatcaattattatggTCGGTTCCACATAGAAACCTTCAGCCTGTATTACATTTCCGCCAAATGCAACCTTTCCGCCGAGTTTGACAGCTTCGGCAATGGCGGCTTTATAGTgttcaatattttgttgagaATGCACTGGACCAACCAATGTGTTGGCATCTAATTGATGACCCACCTTTGGGAGAACCTGAAACATATTAAGATTTGTCTAAGTAAATAGATGAAGACTGCAGATAGTTTTATTTAATGATATGAATATTCGAAACCGACAAGCATTTTGAGCAgtcacaaataatataatacgtacttgtttatatttggcTACCAATTCATTAACCAGACGATCGTATAGTTTCTCATGTACGATTATACGACGTGTGGTGGTGCAACGTTGACCGGAAGTACCAATGCACCCGAAGAGAGCAGCTTCTAATACCATGTTAAAGTTAGCATCCTGATCTACAATCAAGGCATTATTTCCACCCAACTCTAAGATAACTTTGCCAAAACGTTTTTGGACCTCCACTCCTACGTTGCGACCAGTTTCGCAACTGCCAGTAAACGACACAAGTTTCACTCTCGCATCGCTAACAAGTTTCTGGCCCACATTGGCGCCTCCTTGGCACAGCAATGCAATGGGTGGTAAATTGTTACGTTTCAAAACTTCATCAAGAATTTTCATGGTCGCTACTGAGACCAGAGACGTAGTTGGTGCTCCCTTCCAAAGAACGCTGTTTCCAGTAGtctgcacaaaaacaaaaacagagtaaataattataattacttcggaacttatattcaaatatgtacatattaatattaCGTTTCAAAggtaaataaacattaaaatttaccaAAGCGATTGCAGCATTCCAACCAAAGACGGCATTCGGAAAATTGTATGCCGATATTATGCCCACTAAACCTAAAGGACGCCATGCTTCCAAAATCGTATGTTCCGGCCGTTCAGAATTGATCACCTGCCCTGAGTAAATTCGCGATAGCCCCGCCGCATAATCGCAAATATCAATAAACTCTTGAACTTCGCCCTGTCCTTCGCTGAAGATTTTTCCAACTTCCAAGCTGACAAGCTTACCCAAGGGCTCTTTATATTTGCGCATTTCTTCGCCAATTTGACGTATAATGTCGCCACGCACAGGTGCTGGCACCTGACACCATTGTTGGTACGCATTAACTCCAATTGTTATCGCCTCATTCATTTCTGCAGGTGTTCCCACACGGACGTTGGCGATCTTGCGCCCGCTACCAGGGTCTATGGCTGTTAATACCTCTCCAGAACCTTTCCACGAGCCATTGTATACACCACAGTTTTCACGTTCAATACCAATATCCTTCAGGAAAGCATACTCAGGTGAATCAATTAGATAGTCATTCTTAGCCTTTACTGTAGGACTTTTGTGAAAGAAGCATGATTGCACCATCAAAGCGGTTGGATTGTGCTTCAGTAAGATTGATCGCTTTAAATGTCTCACAACTGACAtgctgaaaatttaaaaagaaatattattaaataatgatGGTGAACCACAACTGAAAAAGGTCAACTACTCAAAGCAGCTCGGCCTAATAAAGAGTGGTAGAaaatgcaactaaaatatgaaaagtGCAAATACGAAACTATTCGATTTCTTTGCGGGGTTTTACCGgcatatatacatttgaatttcaaccggcacacacacacatttgcaagcaattgtaaagcaaacaaatttgtttatttgagtTTCTATATATAATTTGATTATTGCTATACTGCTCTTATCAATAATCTAcattattcatatacatatgtacatagtatatatgtatttgcacataacataaatatatttacatactaagTATGGGTGTGCAAAATCTTTATCATTTCTGAATGCTGCGGTTATCTTGTTATTCTGAGCTGATTTATGAagcatataaataagtatagtCGTACTTACTTACGTATATACGCTTCTATTGTGGTAATCTTACACTTGTTGATTGTACGAATGGAAGATATAgcagtacatatacatacgtacatacaatgTACTGTAGCTTCGAGCGTATCAGATATTCTATTTAGTTGGTACTTGAAGTTGTTTTCCTATATCATTTAAGATTTAGCATTTTGATTAATATACTTTGTTTCAATAAATTACAATCTTAATTATATCTTTCATTATAGTTGATGTTAGCATGTAAGTCAATCCATTttgtactatatacatacatatatgatgtgattatcactgttttttttttagaaaagagaTAGAAacctcataaaaatatttccaaaatatataaaataaaaacacttcttaacacacatttgcatgtattttatttttaatttcgaaatggtATAAGCGAGTATTTTATTACTTACATGTAAAAGATTTTCTataagaaattttatatataaatttatttagaatcaCACAGAACCGTTCCAACTTGTGTATACTTCCAAACTGAGCGCTTTGTATGTGCTCGTATCTGAGAGACGTATACGAAATGGACCTCTGCACTGATAAACAAACTTCAGCTTTGGTTATCAATAGATGATAACAggcattttaataaacaatacaTTTTTATGCGGTGGGTAAATGTGTAACCTCAACGATATACCGACTGGTCCATTTTTCACTAGTAACTGTAGCGGCTCAAGAACAATATCCCGCCGAAGATACCTCTGGTAATATAGGAAACTATATTTGGCCGCCCTAATTAACAAATCTTCGAAGCAGTCAAAGCTTAAAGGATATGTGTTTGTTAACGGAAATCAACAATAATTTTACAATACCGGTGTTTTCACTGGcgtaataataatttctgcAAAAACCATCTTTTTGTTTTGGTAAGATTAGCAAATTTTAACATAAGAAATGCATTTCCAAAACCCCATACAGATATACGAACTTCATATAGAATACGATCATTTTACCACAGtagaacattttattttattggcgaccaaaattaaatatttgtgaacCATATCGATCAAAAAGGTAACATGAAAATTTATTAGTTATCAATTGTTGAAATCGTTTTATCAATCGATATTTTTCTCCCAGTACTTAGTGTACTTTGAATTACCAATTGCCTAAAGCTACTTCGCAACCTGTTGGCACTTTCTAAATTTAGTgcttattaataattttgaatgagAAGTTCATGAAATGGTTAACGCTGGAGACGTTTATATTGTATCCGCTGCGCGTACAGCGATTGGTAGTTGCATATTCGATAGAATCTTTCTCTATATGTTTTAATTCGTatgttaaaattataaaattataggcAGCTTCAATGGGTCACTTTCCAAATTGAAAGCATCGGAACTAGGTAGTGTTGTTATTAAAGAAGTATTAAAGAGGGGCAACGTAAATAACGATGATGTGGACGAAGTCATTATTGGACAAGTGAGCAATAtcataataatatacaaaattgaatgtcctaaaattcaatatatttactaGAGCCTCACCGCTGGACAGGGTCAAAATCCCTCACGTCAGGCGGCCCTGCAAGCAGGACTTCCTATAAGTGTGCCTGTTTATAACATTAATATGCTTTGTGGATCAGGCTTAAAGTGCGtacgaaaatattttccaatatgtgaattaatgcaatatattttttcagaactGTTGCCTTGGGGTTCCAATCTATACGTTGTGGCGACTCTAAGATTGTTATTTGTGGAGGGCAAGAAAATATGTCTCTGGCACCGCACGTTATCCATTTACGAAATGGTATCAAAATGGGTCCCGGAACAATGTTGGATACAATGACTCACGATGGCCTTACCGATGCTATGCATAACATACACATGGGTGTCACTGCAGAAAACTTAGTGAAGCAATACAATATCACTCGTAGTGAACAGGATGAATTTGCAGCTCGTTCACAAAACTTAGCTGAGAATGCTCAAAAAAATGGTTTCTTCGACGGCGAAATTGCTCCAGTCGAGTTAAAAACGCGTGCGGGgatacaaatttttgaaaaggaCGAGTACATTAAAGCAGGCACAACAGCTGAAGCATTGAAAAAACTAAAACCATGTTTTATCGAGGTAAGGAAATTAG containing:
- the LOC105212704 gene encoding acetyl-CoA acetyltransferase, cytosolic, whose translation is MVNAGDVYIVSAARTAIGSFNGSLSKLKASELGSVVIKEVLKRGNVNNDDVDEVIIGQSLTAGQGQNPSRQAALQAGLPISVPVYNINMLCGSGLKTVALGFQSIRCGDSKIVICGGQENMSLAPHVIHLRNGIKMGPGTMLDTMTHDGLTDAMHNIHMGVTAENLVKQYNITRSEQDEFAARSQNLAENAQKNGFFDGEIAPVELKTRAGIQIFEKDEYIKAGTTAEALKKLKPCFIENGTVTAGNASGINDAAAAVLLMSGEEVEKRSIKPMAKIVAWAQTGVDPKIMGIGPVTAVEAVLQKAGWSKGEVDLFELNEAFAGQSIAVLKGLQIDADKVNVNGGAIALGHPIGASGCRVLVTLLYALERLNVKKGVASLCIGGGMGIAMAVERI
- the LOC105212737 gene encoding uncharacterized protein LOC105212737 isoform X3; this encodes MLLEHLHILSQESLDHADLSVLTATIGAAALIKNCLNIYMQAANVKIFRPKGNEKGGALRLSYKQYFQMAEALAERLLDLHCRLLLLYIVQDADCLNWENSQPFFESERGSYTIQMWWHYIQGIKDDLWNSVPPKMAQRIFAGILNETLSVLTARYSSILTSVERAPLHLADISNMLFCVAELLPFICESGEACIGLQLPTQNAIIRDVHAKCRELFYCLLLRGAPLGVLSKLCRKNIENMEMFSSRQGLPCAWILFASPRLFSTDKTFQWVTEFGDLSARIAISLELKVLLAFPEADWAYLLKVLLMRNAQVTGIILRHIFSHLPSPDNFKNENSSFLSDFGEQKKCEAFLCRGECLDLSDHIRNQAADPVGQSNYQIVLSLTYLLVAVGKAVDIKSCLIKTVEESPAGWSDCLDKRQVWNQKRPPWLEAIMYFVYPVLNCVVDLLVNAVEAGASMYQAMSLALTCVSEMWDCVPESLYKVTILLQDIIPVSTRPLGDSVLMQVVFAALYTDLIRKAKIYEKENKIDKASTCYSISEAICCIDEDDKHTDQIDLFLKQTRDSIAVDTNPHYEYNGGARSWVSTLSTVKIDDLNTTNTERLTQSPPINYASELDVGIADYIADILVSDVLTSNIGRQALKTSYRYLKNNADWLLEQLGSGDPVSGPNPGQRINEPKDSILSTMFFVGSHTFDQLLSGVLNIDYITWLQTPLSLNTERAWLHLSRRCDFQEDSKLRMPEVTMVAGITQVMKKMKYPKKL
- the LOC105212712 gene encoding putative aldehyde dehydrogenase family 7 member A1 homolog isoform X1, which codes for MYVCICTAISSIRTINKCKITTIEAYIRNMSVVRHLKRSILLKHNPTALMVQSCFFHKSPTVKAKNDYLIDSPEYAFLKDIGIERENCGVYNGSWKGSGEVLTAIDPGSGRKIANVRVGTPAEMNEAITIGVNAYQQWCQVPAPVRGDIIRQIGEEMRKYKEPLGKLVSLEVGKIFSEGQGEVQEFIDICDYAAGLSRIYSGQVINSERPEHTILEAWRPLGLVGIISAYNFPNAVFGWNAAIALTTGNSVLWKGAPTTSLVSVATMKILDEVLKRNNLPPIALLCQGGANVGQKLVSDARVKLVSFTGSCETGRNVGVEVQKRFGKVILELGGNNALIVDQDANFNMVLEAALFGCIGTSGQRCTTTRRIIVHEKLYDRLVNELVAKYKQVLPKVGHQLDANTLVGPVHSQQNIEHYKAAIAEAVKLGGKVAFGGNVIQAEGFYVEPTIIIDLPHDSPVVHRETFAPVVYILKAKSIEEAIAWNNEVDQGLSSAIFTENISNAFKWIGPQGSDCGIVNINTTTNGAEIGGAFGGEKHTGGGRESGSDAWKQYCKRSTITLNHSGKLACAQGVVFNVE
- the LOC105212712 gene encoding putative aldehyde dehydrogenase family 7 member A1 homolog isoform X2 — encoded protein: MSVVRHLKRSILLKHNPTALMVQSCFFHKSPTVKAKNDYLIDSPEYAFLKDIGIERENCGVYNGSWKGSGEVLTAIDPGSGRKIANVRVGTPAEMNEAITIGVNAYQQWCQVPAPVRGDIIRQIGEEMRKYKEPLGKLVSLEVGKIFSEGQGEVQEFIDICDYAAGLSRIYSGQVINSERPEHTILEAWRPLGLVGIISAYNFPNAVFGWNAAIALTTGNSVLWKGAPTTSLVSVATMKILDEVLKRNNLPPIALLCQGGANVGQKLVSDARVKLVSFTGSCETGRNVGVEVQKRFGKVILELGGNNALIVDQDANFNMVLEAALFGCIGTSGQRCTTTRRIIVHEKLYDRLVNELVAKYKQVLPKVGHQLDANTLVGPVHSQQNIEHYKAAIAEAVKLGGKVAFGGNVIQAEGFYVEPTIIIDLPHDSPVVHRETFAPVVYILKAKSIEEAIAWNNEVDQGLSSAIFTENISNAFKWIGPQGSDCGIVNINTTTNGAEIGGAFGGEKHTGGGRESGSDAWKQYCKRSTITLNHSGKLACAQGVVFNVE
- the LOC105212737 gene encoding uncharacterized protein LOC105212737 isoform X1, yielding MEVMEEGNLMDRVPVLLQRDLQFYQTHQRVLQERICLGVVGGKLDFPRYASFAAIKIVLWWEDEYYASYQKHSGLLHAEWELLSHDPTAVIVKTSDPEKFVNLVTRSADMLLEHLHILSQESLDHADLSVLTATIGAAALIKNCLNIYMQAANVKIFRPKGNEKGGALRLSYKQYFQMAEALAERLLDLHCRLLLLYIVQDADCLNWENSQPFFESERGSYTIQMWWHYIQGIKDDLWNSVPPKMAQRIFAGILNETLSVLTARYSSILTSVERAPLHLADISNMLFCVAELLPFICESGEACIGLQLPTQNAIIRDVHAKCRELFYCLLLRGAPLGVLSKLCRKNIENMEMFSSRQGLPCAWILFASPRLFSTDKTFQWVTEFGDLSARIAISLELKVLLAFPEADWAYLLKVLLMRNAQVTGIILRHIFSHLPSPDNFKNENSSFLSDFGEQKKCEAFLCRGECLDLSDHIRNQAADPVGQSNYQIVLSLTYLLVAVGKAVDIKSCLIKTVEESPAGWSDCLDKRQVWNQKRPPWLEAIMYFVYPVLNCVVDLLVNAVEAGASMYQAMSLALTCVSEMWDCVPESLYKVTILLQDIIPVSTRPLGDSVLMQVVFAALYTDLIRKAKIYEKENKIDKASTCYSISEAICCIDEDDKHTDQIDLFLKQTRDSIAVDTNPHYEYNGGARSWVSTLSTVKIDDLNTTNTERLTQSPPINYASELDVGIADYIADILVSDVLTSNIGRQALKTSYRYLKNNADWLLEQLGSGDPVSGPNPGQRINEPKDSILSTMFFVGSHTFDQLLSGVLNIDYITWLQTPLSLNTERAWLHLSRRCDFQEDSKLRMPEVTMVAGITQVMKKMKYPKKL
- the LOC105212737 gene encoding uncharacterized protein LOC105212737 isoform X2; amino-acid sequence: MEVMEEGNLMDRVPVLLQRDLQFYQTHQRVLQERICLGVVGGKLDFPRYASFAAIKIVLWWEDEYYASYQKHSGLLHAEWELLSHDPTAVIVKTSDPEKFVNLVTRSADMLLEHLHILSQESLDHADLSVLTATIGAAALIKNCLNIYMQAANVKIFRPKGNEKGGALRLSYKQYFQMAEALAERLLDLHCRLLLLYIVQDADCLNWENSQPFFESERGSYTIQMWWHYIQGIKDDLWNSVPPKMAQRIFAGILNETLSVLTARYSSILTSVERAPLHLADISNMLFCVAELLPFICESGEACIGLQLPTQNAIIRDVHAKCRELFYCLLLRGAPLGVLSKLCRKNIENMEMFSSRQGLPCAWILFASPRLFSTDKTFQWVTEFGDLSARIAISLELKVLLAFPEADWAYLLKVLLMRNAQVTGIILRHIFSHLPSPDNFKNENSSFLSDFGEQKKCEAFLCRGECLDLSDHIRNQADPVGQSNYQIVLSLTYLLVAVGKAVDIKSCLIKTVEESPAGWSDCLDKRQVWNQKRPPWLEAIMYFVYPVLNCVVDLLVNAVEAGASMYQAMSLALTCVSEMWDCVPESLYKVTILLQDIIPVSTRPLGDSVLMQVVFAALYTDLIRKAKIYEKENKIDKASTCYSISEAICCIDEDDKHTDQIDLFLKQTRDSIAVDTNPHYEYNGGARSWVSTLSTVKIDDLNTTNTERLTQSPPINYASELDVGIADYIADILVSDVLTSNIGRQALKTSYRYLKNNADWLLEQLGSGDPVSGPNPGQRINEPKDSILSTMFFVGSHTFDQLLSGVLNIDYITWLQTPLSLNTERAWLHLSRRCDFQEDSKLRMPEVTMVAGITQVMKKMKYPKKL